A region from the Lolium perenne isolate Kyuss_39 chromosome 4, Kyuss_2.0, whole genome shotgun sequence genome encodes:
- the LOC127291887 gene encoding protein SENSITIVE TO PROTON RHIZOTOXICITY 1 encodes MCSTADHFASNNSNHMHFQPDHHQSLAAGIMEAWDLDRRTGQAQHEERHGRQGHEAAGEEGRSESDPRAVLTTYLTFLEHKIGHLRGILRSTPRPQQQHAIVSAELRCIIVQLVSIANDLATGAGAGTGTAADASTPSTRCAGEEAADHAGSPTLSNATATHDDSDHAEEVDVDAADEHPPAGPYEVVQIEKEEILAPHAHTCKVCGKGFKRDANLRMHMRGHGEQYKTPASLAKPGHSSSPAPDTGRRCYYSCPFAGCKRNREHRDFQPLKTPVCVKNHYRRSHCDKSHVCRRCGVKRFSVLADLRTHEKHCGLDRWVCSCGTSFSRKDKLYAHVALFDGHSPALPPHDDDTTVHCSTGTASVVPGSGELPPINGEAVNVLDQCLSGSMFNDFSCSGVEASTDDGRGHPSSPIGIGLCDFDGFDLLKAVAMDFDF; translated from the coding sequence ATGTGTAGCACCGCCGATCATTTCGCGAGTAATAACAGTAATCACATGCACTTCCAGCCCGATCACCACCAGAGCTTAGCAGCTGGGATCATGGAGGCGTGGGACCTCGATCGGAGGACTGGCCAAGCTCAGCACGAGGAGAGGCATGGCAGgcagggccacgaggcggcggggGAAGAAGGCCGGTCGGAGTCGGACCCGAGGGCGGTGCTCACCACGTACCTGACGTTCCTGGAGCACAAGATCGGGCACCTCCGCGGGATCCTCCGCTCCACGCCGCGCCCGCAGCAGCAGCACGCCATCGTGTCCGCCGAGCTCCGATGCATCATCGTGCAGCTCGTCTCCATCGCCAACGACCTCGCCACCGGCGCTGGTGCCGGTACCGGCACGGCGGCGGACGCGTCGACCCCGTCTACTCGttgcgccggcgaggaggcggctgACCACGCCGGGTCGCCGACGTTGTCGAACGCCACGGCCACGCACGACGACTCTGACCACGCCGAGGAGGTTGACGTTGACGCCGCGGACGAGCACCCGCCGGCCGGGCCGTACGAGGTGGTCCAGATCGAGAAGGAGGAGATCCTCGCGCCGCACGCGCACACCTGCAAGGTGTGCGGCAAGGGCTTCAAGCGCGACGCCAACCTGCGCATGCACATGCGCGGCCACGGCGAGCAGTACAAGACGCCCGCGTCCCTCGCGAAGCCCGGGCActcctcctcgccggcgcccGACACGGGCAGGCGGTGCTACTACTCGTGCCCGTTCGCCGGGTGCAAGCGGAACAGGGAGCACAGGGACTTCCAGCCGCTCAAGACCCCTGTCTGCGTCAAGAACCACTACCGCCGGAGCCACTGCGACAAGAGCCACGTCTGCCGCCGCTGCGGCGTCAAGAGGTTCTCGGTGCTCGCCGACCTCCGCACCCACGAGAAGCACTGCGGCCTTGACCGGTGGGTTTGCTCCTGCGGCACCTCGTTCTCTAGGAAGGACAAGCTCTACGCCCACGTCGCCCTCTTCGACGGCCACTCGCCCGCGCTGCCACCGCACGACGACGACACCACCGTCCATTGCAGCACTGGCACTGCCAGCGTCGTGCCCGGCTCCGGTGAGCTTCCACCGATCAACGGCGAAGCCGTGAACGTGTTGGACCAGTGCTTATCCGGTAGCATGTTCAACGATTTCAGTTGCTCCGGCGTCGAAGCGAGCACGGATGATGGCCGAGGCCACCCATCCTCCCCGATCGGCATTGGTTTGTGCGACTTCGATGGCTTCGACCTACTCAAAGCCGTTGCAATGGACTTCGATTTCTGA
- the LOC127291888 gene encoding uncharacterized protein has protein sequence MLAKLPALPFLTATETAPASSAFFPSCDLLTSPSVNFKKHGRRLNIQQNIQHRETPDARRVQRKWRAQSSGPAQAAVVDAGDSKTWEECQQMLTSLNFSTEDAEKMLKKAYGWIHSPYWTEERNKEVPSVEVISGVLDYIRGLGLSDDDLYKLLKKFPEVLGCDLESEVKLNVGKLDSDWKINGKTLRSVLLRNPKVLGYNVDCRGDCAAQCTRCWVRF, from the exons ATGTTGGCCAAGCTGCCGGCGCTGCCCTTTCTGACGGCCACCGAAACTGCCCCTGCTTCGTCGGCCTTCTTTCCATCT TGCGATCTCTTGACTTCGCCGAGTGTGAATTTTAAGAAACATGGAAGAAGATTAAATATCCAGCAAAACATCCAACACCGAGAAACTCCAGATGCACGCAGGGTTCAGAGAAAATGGCGGGCGCAATCGTCTGGTCCAGCTCAAGCCGCTGTTGTGGATGCTGGTGACAGCAAAACATGGGAAGAGTGCCAACAGATGCTCACTTCATTGAATTTCTCCACTGAAGATGCCGAAAAGATGTTGAAGAAGGCATACGGATGGATCCATTCACCATACTGGACTGAGGAGCGAAACAAGGAGGTTCCGAGTGTCGAGGTGATAAGTGGAGTATTGGACTATATTAGGGGTCTTGGCCTCTCTGATGACGATCTTTACAAGTTGCTCAAGAAATTCCCAGAGGTTCTTGGTTGTGATCTTGAGAGCGAGGTGAAGCTGAATGTTGGCAAGCTGGACAGTGACTGGAAAATCAATGGGAAAACTCTCCGGAGTGTTCTCTTACGGAATCCAAAAGTTTTGGGCTACAATGTGGATTGCAGAGGGGACTGTGCGGCACAGTGCACCCGCTGTTGGGTTAGATTTTAG
- the LOC127291890 gene encoding uncharacterized protein — MSSAASSSPVPPEDDVCSVCHDRFRIPCQANCSHWFCGECIIRVWNHGAAVQPCKCPICRRLINLLVPANISEDQNDDPQLHRVLGEIEHYNHIFGGAPRSLTQRLQDLPFFMRRLFRELMDPQRTLPLVFRARMILMVVLSAVYVLSPVDILPESVLGLFGFFDDFLILVIVFLHLAAVYRSLLLYRHGGHLA, encoded by the exons ATGAGCTCCGCCGCCTCGTCGTCGCCGGTGCCGCCGGAGGACGACGTCTGCTCGGTCTGCCACGACCGCTTCCGGATCCCCTGCCAGGCCAACTGCTCCCACTGGTTCTGCG GAGAGTGCATCATCCGTGTTTGGAATCATGGAGCTGCTGTACAGCCTTGCAAATGTCCCATTTGCCGCCGCCTTATAAATCTGCTGGTACCTGCTAATATATCAGAGGATCAGAATGATGATCCTCAACTTCACCGTGTTTTGGGAGAGATTGAGCACTATAATCACATATTTGGTGGAGCACCACGTAGCTTAACTCAG AGGTTGCAAGACCTACCGTTCTTCATGCGAAGACTGTTCCGGGAGCTAATGGATCCGCAGAGGACCCTTCCGCTTGTCTTTAGGGCGAGGATGATTCTGATG GTGGTCCTGAGCGCAGTCTACGTCCTGAGCCCGGTGGACATCCTTCCTGAGA GCGTTCTGGGGCTATTCGGGTTCTTCGATGACTTCCTCATCCTGGTGATCGTGTTCCTCCACCTCGCCGCCGTCTACCGGTCGTTGCTTCTCTACCGCCACGGAGGCCACCTCGCATAG